The following is a genomic window from Marinococcus sp. PL1-022.
TTAACTCTGTAGGGGTTACAGCAGGTGCCTCCACGCCGACATTAATCACAAAGGAAGTCATCCTGTTTATCGACCAGTACGATCCAAACGATTCATCCACATGGGACACTGAGTCTCATATTGATAAATCAAAAATTCTTCCAAAAATCAAAGCAAAATCATAAAAAAATCCCTCCGCTTGAGCGCGGAGGGATTTTTTCTATTATGCCAGCCGGAATGGTTCAGTGGACAAAGCAGAAGCCACCCATTCCACCTGCAGCCGGTCCTGACTGCGGTGCTGCATTTCCTTCTGCACACCCTTTTTCATGATTTTTTCCACATGGTGGCCGGGATCCATCATCGTAAGGCCATCCATCGCCGCATCCTGGGCTGTATGGAAATAAATATCGCCGGTAATGTACACATCCGCCTGCTTCGAAAGCGCCTGCTTCCAGTATTTGTTGCCATCGCCTCCGAGCAGGGCCACGCGTTTGACCCGGTCGGCTTTTCCGTCCACAACGCGGACAAACGGCACGTCATAGCTTTTTTTTACCTGCTCCACAAACGCTTCAAGCGTCATTTCCTCCGGAAGGTCTCCCACTCTGCCGAGTCCGTAAGGCTCTCCCGGAAGGGCCAGTAGATACATATCATACGCCGGTTCTTCATACGGATGGGCTGCAGTTAAAGCAGCTTCCACAGACTGCCGGAGTGAGGCCGGCACGATCGTTTCCATCCGCTTTTCGTCCGCGAATTCCATTTTTCCCTGCTCGCCTAAAAAAGGATCCGTGCCGTCCCCGGGGATAAATGTTCCAGTCCCCGAAGCGGAAAATGTACAGTGACTATACCCACCGATATAGCCGGCGCCCGCGTCCCCTACTGCCTGTCTTACTTCTTCCGTGTGAGACACCGGTACAAAGGCCACCAGCTTATACAGCTGGTCTTCGCCTGTCACAGCCAGCACCTCCGTGTTCGTTAAACCGAGCGCTTCTGCCATCATGTCATTCACACCCCCTGGAGCAATGTCGAGGTTTGTATGAGCAGCATAGACAGTTAAATCATGCTTAATGCACTTTTCAATTACCGGCCCCTGGCCATTTGCCACATCAAGTGATTTTATAGGACGAAACAGCAGCGGGTGATGGGCAATGATTAACTCCGCCCCTGTTTTAACAGCTT
Proteins encoded in this region:
- a CDS encoding Nif3-like dinuclear metal center hexameric protein, whose protein sequence is MNTVRDVIRVFEEWAPPSLAVEGDRVGLMIGDWNQPVTKVVTTLDVSEEVVDEAVKTGAELIIAHHPLLFRPIKSLDVANGQGPVIEKCIKHDLTVYAAHTNLDIAPGGVNDMMAEALGLTNTEVLAVTGEDQLYKLVAFVPVSHTEEVRQAVGDAGAGYIGGYSHCTFSASGTGTFIPGDGTDPFLGEQGKMEFADEKRMETIVPASLRQSVEAALTAAHPYEEPAYDMYLLALPGEPYGLGRVGDLPEEMTLEAFVEQVKKSYDVPFVRVVDGKADRVKRVALLGGDGNKYWKQALSKQADVYITGDIYFHTAQDAAMDGLTMMDPGHHVEKIMKKGVQKEMQHRSQDRLQVEWVASALSTEPFRLA